A stretch of Streptobacillus felis DNA encodes these proteins:
- a CDS encoding DUF4870 domain-containing protein — protein sequence MKKSIGNLNENLVATIILIASSISLIGFIFSIGALILEKENDFVRDYAKQGIIFSLFTYTANLFKFDHSFLFISISGLLSLVVFILIVVTAIHAYKGEEFKFDFMRKIFEYIKL from the coding sequence TTGAAAAAATCTATAGGAAATTTAAATGAAAATCTTGTTGCAACTATTATTTTAATTGCATCATCTATATCTTTAATTGGATTTATTTTTAGCATAGGAGCTTTAATTTTAGAAAAGGAAAATGATTTTGTAAGAGATTATGCTAAACAAGGTATAATATTTTCATTATTTACATATACAGCAAACTTATTTAAATTTGATCATTCTTTCTTATTTATTAGTATTAGCGGATTATTATCTTTAGTAGTATTTATACTAATAGTTGTAACTGCAATACATGCTTATAAAGGGGAAGAATTCAAATTTGATTTCATGAGAAAAATATTTGAGTATATAAAATTATAG